The DNA sequence TATGGAATCCAGAATGTGCTGAAGGTATACCCGGTCACCCCGCTTCTTCATAAATAACCTTTTGTTCACTGAGTATCTGGTCTCTGAGATATGGACTGATTGACTGCTCCGTCAGAAGATCAACTACTCTGTGCAATACCTCTGAAAGTTCTCGTTCCAGTTTGGCAAGCGTAAGAAAACCAACCCGATCACTGAAGGTGATCAGCAGATCAATATCACTATCTGGTCCGGCATCCCCACGAGCAAAGGAACCGAATAATGACACTTTGC is a window from the Candidatus Aegiribacteria sp. genome containing:
- a CDS encoding nucleotidyltransferase family protein — protein: MDEIDVRKLIDVCRKYKVSKVSLFGSFARGDAGPDSDIDLLITFSDRVGFLTLAKLERELSEVLHRVVDLLTEQSISPYLRDQILSEQKVIYEEAG